Proteins encoded within one genomic window of Amycolatopsis nigrescens CSC17Ta-90:
- a CDS encoding flavin-containing monooxygenase translates to MEQRHFEVLVIGAGASGIGAAIRLRQAGITEFAVLEKAAELGGTWRDNTYPGCACDVPSALYSYSFAPNPEWTRMFAGQPEIRAYLADTARRHGVTGHLRFGVEMLRAQWDAAGKLWRLETSKGKFSARIVIAGTGPWHEPKIPELPGLDGFRDSGGEVFHSSRWNHEYDLTGKRVAVVGTGASAVQFVPEIQPKVAALHLFQRTAQWVLPKPDHYVPRVERRLLHRFPRTQRALRAVEYGAMEALGVGFRRPWILRQVQRIGLAHLRLTVRDPRLRAALTPDYTLGCKRLLMSNRYYPALTKSNVDVHATAVRAVEGNRVLGADGSSAEVDAIIFGTGFHILDMPVADRVFDAGGRSLAEHWQGSPRAYLGTTVAGFPNAFLLLGPSLGTGHSSAFMILEAQLAYAMDGVTRILRHGWTEVDVRRDVQDAFNDEVQAALPGTVYNSGGCSSYYLDENGRNSFNWPWSTGRLRARIREFDPAEYTVDTVGRDVEAERSVS, encoded by the coding sequence ATGGAGCAACGTCACTTCGAAGTGCTGGTGATCGGTGCCGGCGCCTCCGGCATCGGCGCCGCGATCCGCCTCCGCCAGGCCGGGATCACCGAGTTCGCGGTGCTGGAGAAGGCCGCTGAGCTGGGCGGCACCTGGCGCGACAACACCTATCCCGGCTGCGCCTGCGACGTGCCATCGGCGCTGTACTCGTACTCGTTCGCGCCCAACCCGGAGTGGACCCGGATGTTCGCCGGGCAGCCGGAGATCCGTGCCTATCTGGCCGACACCGCGCGCCGCCACGGGGTGACGGGGCACCTGCGGTTCGGGGTGGAGATGCTCCGGGCGCAGTGGGACGCCGCCGGCAAGCTCTGGCGGCTGGAGACCAGCAAGGGGAAGTTCAGCGCGCGGATCGTGATCGCCGGCACCGGGCCGTGGCACGAACCGAAGATCCCCGAACTGCCCGGCCTCGACGGCTTCCGTGACTCCGGCGGCGAGGTCTTCCACTCTTCGCGCTGGAACCACGAGTACGACCTGACCGGCAAGCGGGTCGCGGTGGTCGGCACCGGGGCGTCCGCGGTCCAGTTCGTGCCGGAGATCCAGCCGAAGGTGGCCGCGCTGCACCTGTTCCAGCGCACCGCGCAGTGGGTGCTGCCCAAGCCGGACCACTACGTGCCGCGCGTGGAACGCCGGCTGCTGCACCGGTTCCCGCGGACCCAGCGCGCGCTGCGGGCCGTCGAATACGGCGCGATGGAGGCGCTCGGCGTCGGCTTCCGGCGGCCGTGGATCCTGCGCCAGGTGCAGCGGATCGGCCTGGCGCACCTGCGGCTGACCGTGCGCGACCCGCGGCTGCGCGCGGCGCTGACCCCGGACTACACCCTGGGCTGCAAGCGGCTGCTGATGTCCAACCGCTACTATCCGGCGCTGACGAAGTCCAATGTGGACGTTCATGCCACCGCGGTGCGCGCGGTGGAAGGGAACAGGGTGCTCGGCGCGGACGGTTCCTCGGCCGAGGTGGATGCCATCATCTTCGGCACCGGCTTCCACATCCTGGACATGCCGGTGGCGGACCGGGTGTTCGACGCGGGCGGGCGCAGCCTGGCCGAGCACTGGCAGGGCAGCCCGCGGGCCTACCTCGGCACCACGGTGGCCGGGTTCCCGAACGCCTTCCTGCTGCTCGGCCCCAGCCTCGGCACCGGGCACAGCTCCGCGTTCATGATCCTGGAGGCGCAACTGGCCTACGCCATGGACGGCGTCACCCGGATCCTGCGGCACGGCTGGACCGAGGTGGACGTGCGGCGCGACGTGCAGGACGCGTTCAACGACGAGGTGCAGGCGGCGTTGCCGGGCACCGTCTACAACTCCGGTGGCTGCTCTAGCTACTACCTGGACGAGAACGGCCGCAACAGTTTCAACTGGCCGTGGTCGACCGGGCGGCTGCGGGCGCGGATCCGGGAGTTCGACCCCGCCGAGTACACGGTCGACACCGTCGGCCGGGACGTGGAAGCAGAGCGGAGCGTGTCGTGA
- a CDS encoding TetR/AcrR family transcriptional regulator — MARLTRAESQARTREQLVATAKDLFLRDGYSATSLEKVADEAGYSKGAVYSNFRSKDELCLAALDRIHQEQAELMAESLVGAEGMDGLLTAFQAWAERSIGDEAWTALEVEFATNARHDPEIRRELAVRDKAIRDSIAGLLTSYSDRFDIVLPMSADDTATALLSLGIGLGVQRAIDPGIPVNVLPDVIRIFAGARSYVTS; from the coding sequence ATGGCCAGACTCACCCGCGCCGAAAGCCAGGCGCGCACCCGCGAGCAGCTCGTCGCGACGGCCAAGGACCTGTTCCTGCGCGACGGCTACTCCGCCACGTCGCTGGAGAAGGTCGCCGACGAGGCGGGCTATTCGAAGGGCGCGGTCTACTCCAACTTCCGCAGCAAGGACGAGCTCTGCCTGGCCGCGCTGGACCGGATCCACCAGGAGCAGGCCGAGCTGATGGCCGAGTCGCTGGTCGGCGCCGAGGGGATGGACGGCCTGCTCACCGCGTTCCAAGCCTGGGCCGAACGCAGCATCGGCGACGAGGCGTGGACCGCGCTGGAGGTCGAGTTCGCCACCAACGCCCGGCACGACCCGGAGATCCGGCGGGAGCTGGCGGTACGGGACAAGGCCATCCGCGACTCCATCGCCGGGCTGCTCACCAGCTACTCCGACCGGTTCGACATCGTGCTGCCGATGTCCGCCGACGACACCGCGACCGCATTGCTCAGCCTCGGCATCGGGCTCGGCGTGCAACGCGCCATCGACCCCGGCATCCCGGTCAACGTGCTGCCCGACGTCATCCGCATCTTCGCCGGGGCCCGCAGCTACGTGACGTCCTGA
- a CDS encoding class I adenylate-forming enzyme family protein produces MPALATFPQQLADAAGTHGDRIFIYTPSGEISREISYADLDRLSTRVASGLLGRGLRPGDRIAIAAPNGIEWLALFFGATRIGLLVVTLNVRYREHELEYMLNHSGAKAVVTVSALADFDYAAFYASFRERIPGVEHIFFIEGVGGAAAAGPAFSELARAEPDTDAVLAAEAGVEADTPAVILYTSGTTGTPKGAVLTHGSVLASAAAQAGHLGTGDEDVYLGLLPLNHVGGLTCTVSAALVSRAAVVLMPSFSPETAIAAAERHRVTVFGGVPTMYTLILGRPEFASADLGSVRIALVGGSNADPALCASIAQRFPDARLTNLYGLSECSGGCVFSAAEDDLATVSRTLGVPIGDFQARVVDGGGTEVGPGGEGELHLRGGGVAAGYWGTAGEGAETFLPGGWLATGDMVALEPDGHLVLRGRKKEMFLQGGYNVYPVEVENVLTAHPAVAMAAGIGVPDPVLGEIGRYYVVPKPGVDAPGEAELIEFCRARLADYKAPRQIRFAEELPLTPAGKIAKAALRASADT; encoded by the coding sequence ATGCCCGCGCTGGCGACCTTCCCCCAGCAGCTCGCGGACGCCGCCGGCACGCACGGCGACCGCATCTTCATTTACACACCATCGGGTGAAATCTCCCGCGAAATCTCCTATGCCGATCTGGACCGGCTGAGCACCAGGGTCGCGTCCGGGCTGCTCGGCCGGGGCCTGCGCCCCGGCGACCGGATCGCGATCGCGGCCCCGAACGGGATCGAGTGGCTGGCCCTGTTCTTCGGGGCGACCAGGATCGGGCTGCTGGTGGTGACGCTGAACGTGCGCTACCGGGAGCACGAGCTGGAGTACATGCTCAACCACTCCGGGGCGAAAGCGGTGGTCACCGTTTCGGCACTGGCCGACTTCGACTACGCCGCCTTCTACGCGAGCTTCCGCGAGCGCATCCCCGGCGTGGAGCACATCTTCTTCATCGAGGGCGTCGGCGGTGCTGCCGCTGCCGGCCCGGCCTTCAGCGAGCTGGCCCGCGCCGAGCCGGACACCGACGCGGTGCTCGCCGCGGAGGCGGGCGTCGAGGCGGACACCCCGGCGGTGATCCTGTACACCTCGGGCACCACCGGCACGCCCAAGGGCGCGGTGCTCACCCACGGCAGCGTGCTCGCCTCCGCCGCCGCGCAGGCCGGGCATCTTGGCACCGGGGACGAGGACGTGTACCTCGGCCTGCTGCCGCTGAACCACGTCGGCGGGCTCACCTGCACGGTCTCCGCGGCGCTGGTGTCCCGTGCCGCGGTGGTGCTGATGCCCTCGTTCTCCCCGGAGACCGCGATCGCGGCCGCTGAACGGCACCGGGTCACGGTGTTCGGCGGCGTGCCGACCATGTACACGCTGATCCTCGGCCGCCCGGAATTCGCGTCGGCGGACCTCGGCTCGGTGCGGATCGCGCTGGTCGGCGGGTCGAACGCGGACCCGGCGCTGTGCGCGTCGATCGCCCAGCGGTTCCCGGACGCGCGGCTGACCAACCTGTACGGGCTCTCCGAATGCTCGGGCGGCTGCGTGTTCAGCGCCGCCGAGGACGATCTGGCCACCGTGTCCAGGACGCTCGGCGTGCCGATCGGCGACTTCCAGGCCCGCGTGGTGGACGGCGGCGGAACCGAGGTGGGCCCTGGCGGCGAAGGCGAGCTGCACCTCCGCGGCGGCGGGGTGGCGGCCGGTTACTGGGGCACGGCTGGGGAAGGCGCCGAGACCTTCCTCCCCGGCGGCTGGCTCGCCACCGGGGACATGGTCGCGCTCGAACCGGACGGGCACCTGGTGCTGCGCGGCCGGAAGAAGGAGATGTTCCTGCAGGGCGGCTACAACGTGTACCCGGTCGAGGTGGAGAACGTGCTGACCGCGCATCCGGCGGTGGCGATGGCCGCCGGGATCGGCGTGCCGGACCCGGTGCTGGGGGAGATCGGCCGCTACTACGTGGTGCCCAAGCCCGGTGTCGACGCACCGGGAGAGGCCGAGCTGATCGAGTTCTGCCGGGCTCGTCTTGCCGACTACAAGGCCCCCAGGCAGATCCGCTTCGCCGAAGAGCTGCCGCTCACCCCGGCCGGCAAGATCGCCAAGGCCGCGCTCCGCGCCTCCGCCGACACGTGA
- a CDS encoding metallophosphoesterase family protein, which translates to MELLIIADTHLPKRARDLPDEVWRLAASVDVVVHAGDWVEAALLDRLEAAAKRVIGVYGNNDGPDLRARLPEVAVAELAGLRLAVVHETGPAKGRELRCARDYPDADVLVFGHSHIPWDSTAPNGLRLLNPGSPTDRRRQPRHTYLTARVDHGALAEVELHALPPR; encoded by the coding sequence GTGGAACTGCTGATCATCGCGGACACCCATCTGCCGAAGCGGGCGCGCGACCTGCCGGACGAGGTCTGGCGGCTGGCCGCCTCGGTGGACGTGGTGGTGCACGCGGGGGATTGGGTGGAGGCGGCGCTGCTGGACCGGCTGGAGGCCGCGGCGAAGCGGGTGATCGGGGTCTACGGCAACAACGACGGCCCGGACCTGCGGGCCAGGCTGCCCGAGGTGGCGGTCGCCGAGCTGGCCGGGCTTCGGCTGGCGGTGGTGCACGAAACCGGCCCGGCGAAAGGTCGCGAGCTGCGCTGCGCCCGCGACTACCCGGACGCCGACGTGCTGGTCTTCGGGCACAGCCACATCCCGTGGGACAGCACCGCCCCGAACGGCCTTCGATTGCTCAACCCCGGATCGCCGACCGATCGTCGCCGTCAGCCCCGGCACACCTACCTCACGGCACGGGTCGATCACGGTGCCCTGGCAGAGGTTGAACTGCACGCGCTCCCGCCGCGATGA
- a CDS encoding GntR family transcriptional regulator, with protein sequence MPETFSLPASRTEVVLEEIRRSILTRELKPGQPLVEADLAARLGVSKTPVREALKVLSNSGLVTFSPYKGASVCTVDAEMAKSVYDVRLVLEPEAVRRSVAAKNPALLEEAAETLKEASSAIAERDHAALSLLNRRFHRALYRGCGNPLMIGILDDLKDRAALISIVGWESNPSWRKEWTEHKAVLAAAKKGDAEGAAGLLRAHIGDFLQRILAAI encoded by the coding sequence ATGCCGGAAACGTTCAGCCTGCCCGCCTCGCGCACCGAGGTCGTGCTGGAGGAGATCCGCCGCAGCATCCTCACCCGCGAGCTCAAGCCGGGCCAGCCGCTGGTGGAGGCCGATCTCGCCGCCCGGCTCGGGGTCTCGAAGACGCCGGTGCGCGAAGCGCTGAAGGTGCTGTCCAACTCCGGCCTGGTCACCTTCAGCCCGTACAAGGGCGCTTCGGTCTGCACGGTGGACGCCGAAATGGCCAAGTCCGTCTACGACGTGCGGCTGGTGCTGGAGCCGGAGGCGGTGCGCCGCTCGGTGGCGGCCAAGAACCCGGCGTTGCTGGAAGAAGCGGCCGAGACGCTGAAGGAAGCGTCGTCGGCTATCGCGGAGCGGGACCACGCCGCGTTGAGCCTGCTGAACCGGCGCTTCCACCGCGCGCTCTACCGCGGCTGCGGGAACCCGCTGATGATCGGCATCCTGGACGACCTCAAGGACAGGGCCGCGCTGATCAGCATCGTCGGCTGGGAGAGCAACCCGAGCTGGCGCAAGGAGTGGACCGAGCACAAGGCGGTGCTTGCCGCGGCGAAGAAGGGGGACGCGGAGGGCGCGGCCGGGTTGCTGCGCGCGCACATCGGCGACTTCCTGCAGCGGATCCTCGCGGCGATCTGA
- the araD gene encoding L-arabinonate dehydratase — translation MKNPEDLRSHRWYGGDELRNFSHRSRTRQLGLNPEEHLGKPVIGILNTWSDINPCHQHLRERAEQVKRGVWQAGGYPLEFPVATLSETFQKPTPMLYRNLLAMETEEILRSYPLDGAVLMGGCDKTTPALLMGAASAGLPALFVPAGPMLRGHWRDETLGSGTDLWKYWDDRRAGLIGDAELAELENGLARSPGHCMTMGTASTMTSAAEAMGLTLPGAAAIPAVDSAHQRMAAASGARAVAMVWEDLTISRVLCGEAYADAITTVLALGGSTNALIHLIAMAGRSGIPLRPGDFDAAARRVPVLANIRPGGAYLMEDFYYAGGLRGLLSRLTGLLHLDRLTVSGRTFGDTLRDARVHNDDVIRTLDDPVAAEAGVAVLRGNLAPDGAVIKHLSAAPDLLRHTGPAVVFEDYRDLKRRINDPDLPVTKDSVLVLRGSGPIGGPGMPEYGMLPIPDRLLAKGVRDLVRISDARMSGTSYGACVLHVAPESAVGGPLALVRDGDLVTLDVPGRLLRLEVEEGELARRRAQWVQPARRFERGYGALYSEHVTQADLGCDFGFLARTGGNPEPDPR, via the coding sequence ATGAAGAACCCGGAAGACCTCCGCAGCCATCGCTGGTACGGCGGCGACGAACTGCGGAACTTCAGCCACCGCTCACGCACCAGGCAACTCGGGCTGAACCCGGAGGAGCACCTCGGCAAACCGGTGATCGGCATCCTGAACACCTGGAGCGACATCAACCCCTGCCACCAGCATCTGCGCGAACGGGCCGAACAGGTCAAACGCGGGGTCTGGCAGGCGGGCGGCTACCCGCTGGAATTCCCGGTGGCCACCCTGTCCGAGACCTTCCAGAAGCCTACGCCGATGCTCTACCGGAACCTGCTGGCGATGGAGACCGAGGAGATCCTGCGGTCCTACCCGCTCGACGGCGCGGTGCTGATGGGCGGCTGCGACAAGACCACCCCGGCGCTGCTGATGGGCGCGGCCAGCGCCGGGCTGCCGGCGCTGTTCGTGCCGGCCGGGCCGATGCTGCGCGGGCACTGGCGCGACGAGACCCTCGGCAGCGGCACCGACCTGTGGAAGTACTGGGACGACCGGCGGGCCGGCCTGATCGGCGACGCCGAGCTGGCCGAGCTGGAGAACGGACTGGCCCGCTCGCCAGGACACTGCATGACGATGGGCACCGCGTCCACGATGACCTCGGCCGCCGAGGCGATGGGGCTGACCTTGCCCGGCGCGGCCGCCATCCCCGCCGTCGACTCCGCGCACCAGCGGATGGCCGCCGCCAGCGGGGCCCGCGCGGTGGCCATGGTCTGGGAGGACCTGACCATCTCGCGGGTGCTCTGCGGCGAGGCCTACGCCGACGCGATCACCACCGTGCTCGCCCTCGGCGGCTCGACCAACGCGCTGATCCACCTCATCGCGATGGCCGGCCGCAGCGGAATCCCGTTGCGGCCCGGCGACTTCGACGCGGCGGCGCGGCGGGTCCCGGTGCTGGCGAACATCCGGCCCGGCGGTGCCTACCTGATGGAGGACTTCTACTACGCGGGCGGGTTGCGCGGGCTGCTGTCCAGGCTGACCGGCCTGCTGCACCTCGACCGGCTCACCGTTTCCGGGCGGACCTTCGGCGACACCCTGCGTGACGCTCGGGTGCACAACGACGACGTGATCCGCACGCTGGACGACCCGGTGGCGGCCGAGGCCGGGGTCGCCGTGCTGCGCGGCAACCTGGCCCCGGACGGCGCCGTGATCAAGCACCTCTCCGCCGCGCCGGACCTGTTGCGGCACACCGGACCCGCCGTGGTCTTCGAGGACTACCGCGACCTCAAGCGGCGGATCAACGACCCGGATCTGCCGGTCACCAAGGATTCGGTGCTGGTACTGCGCGGTTCCGGACCGATCGGCGGGCCGGGCATGCCCGAGTACGGCATGCTGCCGATCCCGGACCGGCTGCTGGCCAAGGGAGTGCGCGATCTGGTGCGGATCTCGGACGCGCGGATGAGCGGCACCTCCTACGGCGCCTGCGTGCTGCACGTGGCGCCGGAGTCGGCGGTCGGCGGCCCGCTCGCGCTGGTCCGCGACGGCGACCTGGTCACCCTGGACGTGCCGGGCCGGCTCCTGCGCCTGGAGGTGGAGGAGGGTGAATTGGCCAGAAGACGGGCACAGTGGGTGCAACCCGCCCGGCGTTTCGAGCGTGGTTATGGCGCGCTCTACAGCGAGCACGTCACCCAGGCGGACCTCGGCTGCGACTTCGGCTTCCTCGCGCGGACCGGAGGCAACCCGGAACCGGACCCACGGTGA
- a CDS encoding VanW family protein, with protein MPQGPVWPESHSEQTDVLPAISDRPAPQQDPAPGRRRSLRRAGIIGGAVVGVLAVLYGVDLLVTQGDVPRGVTVAGVDVGGLDHTAAGQHLREQIEPRLTQPVQVKAGDVEQSLDPKQAGLDLDWAATLDQAGSQPLNPFTRIASFFSSREVGVVTATAQDKLSTAIEALRAKVDRDPIEGTVRFENTKPVPVEPKPGQKLEPVGATQVVLSDWASGKPLDLPVDLTPVRTAPGAVQAALEQFARPAVSGPVTVKGEGKDAKLEPKAIAAALTFEPGDGGVLNPKLDQGKIVEAVGPQLKSTEKEGKDAEIVFHGGSPAVEPSEDGKKVNWEPSLAPLAEVLKRTGDRQLVAQYTTSPAKVTTEQANQLGIKEVIGEFSTGGFAADSGTNIKVVAQKVDGAIVKPGDTFSLNGFTGPRGTAQGYVEAGVISDGAPGREVGGGISQFATTLFNASYFAGMKDAGHKEHSYYISRYPAAREATVFQSHGGASVIDLKFTNDSETGVAVQTIWTPSQITVKLWGTKKYNVESVPGARTNFTEPQTKPGPAENCHAGNGAQGFTATDTRVLRDAASNREVRREPRTVRYNPQPKIVCEAP; from the coding sequence TTGCCGCAGGGACCCGTCTGGCCCGAGTCGCATTCCGAGCAGACCGATGTGCTGCCCGCGATCAGCGACCGGCCGGCACCGCAGCAGGACCCGGCCCCGGGCAGACGCAGATCGCTGCGCCGGGCCGGCATCATCGGCGGCGCGGTGGTCGGCGTGCTCGCCGTCCTCTACGGCGTCGACCTGCTGGTCACCCAGGGTGATGTGCCGCGAGGGGTGACCGTCGCCGGGGTGGACGTCGGCGGGCTGGACCACACCGCCGCCGGGCAGCACCTGCGCGAGCAGATCGAACCGCGGCTCACCCAGCCGGTGCAGGTCAAGGCCGGGGACGTCGAGCAGTCCCTGGACCCGAAGCAGGCCGGGCTCGACCTGGACTGGGCCGCCACCCTGGACCAGGCGGGCAGCCAGCCGCTCAACCCGTTCACCCGGATCGCCTCGTTCTTCTCCAGCCGCGAGGTCGGGGTGGTCACGGCGACCGCGCAGGACAAGCTGTCCACCGCCATCGAAGCACTGCGCGCGAAGGTGGACCGCGACCCGATCGAGGGCACGGTCCGGTTCGAGAACACCAAACCGGTGCCGGTGGAGCCGAAACCGGGCCAGAAGCTGGAGCCGGTGGGTGCGACGCAGGTGGTGCTCAGCGACTGGGCCTCCGGCAAGCCGCTGGACCTGCCGGTGGACCTCACCCCGGTGCGCACCGCGCCGGGCGCGGTGCAGGCGGCGCTGGAGCAGTTCGCCAGGCCCGCGGTCTCCGGGCCGGTGACGGTCAAGGGCGAGGGCAAGGACGCGAAGCTGGAGCCCAAGGCGATCGCGGCCGCGCTCACCTTCGAGCCGGGTGACGGCGGCGTGCTGAACCCGAAGCTCGACCAGGGCAAGATCGTCGAAGCGGTGGGCCCGCAGCTCAAGTCCACCGAAAAAGAGGGCAAGGACGCGGAGATCGTCTTCCACGGCGGCTCGCCCGCGGTGGAGCCGTCCGAGGACGGCAAGAAGGTCAACTGGGAGCCGAGCCTGGCGCCGCTGGCCGAGGTGCTCAAGCGGACCGGCGACCGCCAGCTGGTCGCGCAGTACACCACCAGCCCGGCGAAGGTGACCACCGAGCAGGCCAACCAGCTGGGCATCAAGGAGGTGATCGGCGAGTTCAGCACCGGTGGCTTCGCCGCGGACTCCGGGACCAACATCAAGGTGGTCGCGCAGAAGGTGGACGGCGCGATCGTCAAGCCGGGCGACACCTTCAGCCTCAACGGTTTCACCGGCCCGCGCGGCACCGCGCAGGGCTACGTGGAGGCGGGCGTGATCTCCGACGGCGCGCCGGGCCGCGAGGTCGGCGGCGGCATCTCGCAGTTCGCCACCACGCTGTTCAACGCCTCCTACTTCGCCGGCATGAAGGACGCCGGGCACAAGGAGCACAGCTATTACATCAGCCGCTACCCCGCGGCGCGTGAGGCGACCGTGTTCCAGAGCCACGGCGGCGCCAGCGTGATCGACCTGAAGTTCACCAACGACAGCGAGACCGGGGTGGCCGTGCAGACCATCTGGACCCCGTCCCAGATCACCGTGAAGCTGTGGGGCACCAAGAAGTACAACGTCGAGTCGGTGCCCGGCGCCAGGACGAACTTCACCGAGCCGCAGACCAAGCCGGGCCCGGCGGAGAACTGCCACGCCGGCAACGGCGCGCAGGGTTTCACCGCCACCGACACCAGGGTCCTGCGGGACGCGGCGTCCAACCGGGAGGTCCGCCGGGAGCCGCGCACGGTCCGCTACAACCCCCAGCCCAAGATCGTCTGCGAAGCGCCCTAG
- the cutA gene encoding divalent-cation tolerance protein CutA has protein sequence MAADQLIVSSTVDSERGALELASSAVEAGLGACAQVVGPITSVYRWQGEVQTDQEWRVEIKTTAGRAPELVEHLKAKHGYDLPEIIATPIEGGSAEYLRWLADETR, from the coding sequence ATGGCCGCGGACCAGCTGATCGTTTCGTCCACAGTGGACAGTGAGCGGGGTGCGCTCGAACTGGCCTCGTCCGCGGTGGAGGCAGGGCTCGGCGCCTGTGCGCAGGTCGTCGGCCCGATCACCAGCGTGTACCGCTGGCAGGGCGAGGTGCAGACCGACCAGGAGTGGCGGGTGGAGATCAAGACCACCGCCGGCCGGGCGCCAGAGCTGGTCGAGCACCTCAAGGCGAAGCACGGCTACGACCTGCCCGAGATCATCGCCACCCCGATCGAGGGCGGCAGCGCCGAGTACCTGCGCTGGCTGGCCGACGAGACCCGCTAG
- a CDS encoding TetR/AcrR family transcriptional regulator — translation MSSSEPGHHRPRSRFAAGLPAVTAERVVDAALGLTEELGLENWTLRQLAAAVDAYPAVIYHHVGDRDAVVAAVIERVITGYPLPPDDLPWRDWFVELLRELRGVLKQYPGVARRLSLYGPSVKSAAKTIDRGVRLLQQAGFGDESPLVYHLLLNTACQFLAAEDDRVRDPAEGLRVAHAWMAYRDCAEMPGMALMAESVRARVENPELIAAYYPSLYEYAIQRCLDGVAVRLEELKRNT, via the coding sequence ATGTCTTCGTCGGAGCCGGGACACCACCGGCCGCGGTCGCGGTTCGCGGCCGGACTGCCCGCGGTGACCGCGGAACGGGTGGTGGACGCCGCGCTCGGGCTGACCGAGGAGCTGGGCCTGGAGAACTGGACCCTGCGTCAGCTCGCGGCCGCGGTGGACGCCTACCCGGCGGTGATCTACCACCACGTCGGCGACCGGGACGCGGTGGTGGCCGCGGTGATCGAGCGGGTGATCACCGGCTACCCGCTGCCGCCGGACGACCTGCCGTGGCGGGACTGGTTCGTCGAGCTGCTCCGGGAACTGCGCGGCGTGCTGAAGCAGTATCCCGGGGTCGCGCGCCGGCTCTCGCTCTACGGCCCGTCGGTGAAGTCGGCGGCCAAGACCATCGACCGCGGGGTGCGGCTGCTCCAGCAGGCCGGTTTCGGCGACGAGTCGCCGCTGGTGTACCACCTGCTGCTGAACACGGCGTGCCAGTTCCTGGCCGCGGAGGACGACCGGGTGCGGGATCCGGCGGAGGGGCTGCGGGTCGCGCACGCCTGGATGGCCTACCGCGACTGCGCCGAAATGCCCGGTATGGCGTTGATGGCGGAGTCGGTGCGGGCGCGGGTGGAGAACCCGGAGCTGATCGCGGCCTACTACCCGTCGCTGTACGAGTACGCGATCCAGCGCTGCCTGGACGGCGTCGCCGTCCGGCTCGAAGAGCTCAAGCGGAATACCTGA
- a CDS encoding PucR family transcriptional regulator, translating into MTGHKATVELGLRGVPFHALLAGRMPELSRLVLSRLHEEIPAYRQLPVEELRGDISSITADTLRAFSRSLREDRPLSAAELEQITASAARRAEEGFPLAAVLTAYQLGTRITLAEITADAGPEDVADVRAVTDRVLAFLQDVVGAVTTGYLDELQIKFGQEHNARGALLSALLEGGQAEAGARSAGIELSPAYLVLSLAVGAHPDEVVPGVDAAIAVRRKLRRLLAEFDHFGRGSVLASLDGAGGVLLLPAGGEDWADWSGLLRRAARAAGAEVTAAGQVAGPAELPEAAERTAEVLEVVSWFGLAPGLYRLEDVLVEYQLTRPGAARDRLAALLDPLADRPELLETLHTYLADELNRRRTAARLHVHPNTVDYRLRRIRELTGIDPGHPAGLPRITAAVAARRAGVGPERRTR; encoded by the coding sequence GTGACGGGTCACAAGGCGACGGTGGAACTGGGACTGCGGGGCGTGCCCTTCCACGCGCTGCTCGCCGGCCGGATGCCGGAGCTGAGCCGGCTGGTGCTGAGCAGGCTGCACGAGGAGATCCCGGCCTACCGCCAGCTCCCGGTGGAGGAACTGCGCGGCGACATCTCGTCGATCACCGCGGACACCCTGCGGGCCTTCAGCCGGAGCCTGCGGGAGGACCGGCCGTTGAGCGCGGCCGAGCTGGAGCAGATCACCGCCTCGGCCGCCCGGCGCGCGGAGGAGGGCTTCCCGCTCGCCGCGGTGCTGACCGCCTACCAGCTCGGCACCCGGATCACCCTGGCCGAGATCACCGCCGACGCCGGGCCCGAAGACGTGGCCGATGTCCGGGCCGTCACCGACCGGGTGCTCGCCTTCCTGCAGGACGTGGTCGGCGCGGTGACCACCGGCTACCTGGACGAGCTGCAGATCAAGTTCGGCCAGGAGCACAACGCCAGGGGTGCTCTGCTCTCCGCGCTGCTCGAAGGCGGTCAGGCGGAGGCCGGCGCGCGCTCGGCCGGGATCGAGCTTTCGCCCGCGTACCTGGTGCTCAGCCTGGCCGTCGGTGCGCATCCGGACGAGGTCGTGCCCGGGGTGGACGCGGCCATCGCGGTGCGCCGGAAGCTGCGCCGGCTGCTTGCCGAGTTCGACCACTTCGGCCGCGGCTCGGTGCTGGCGTCACTGGACGGCGCGGGCGGGGTCCTGCTGCTGCCCGCCGGCGGCGAGGACTGGGCCGACTGGTCTGGGCTGCTGCGGCGGGCGGCGCGGGCGGCCGGGGCCGAGGTCACCGCCGCCGGGCAGGTCGCCGGCCCGGCGGAGCTGCCGGAGGCCGCCGAGCGCACCGCCGAGGTGCTGGAGGTGGTGTCCTGGTTCGGCCTGGCGCCGGGGCTCTACCGGCTGGAGGACGTACTGGTCGAGTACCAGCTGACCAGGCCGGGCGCGGCGCGCGACCGGCTGGCCGCGCTGCTCGACCCGCTGGCGGACCGGCCCGAGCTGCTGGAGACCCTGCACACCTACCTGGCCGACGAGCTCAACCGGCGGCGCACCGCCGCCCGGCTGCACGTCCACCCGAACACGGTGGACTACCGACTGCGTCGGATCCGGGAGCTGACCGGGATCGACCCAGGTCACCCGGCCGGCCTGCCGCGCATCACCGCGGCGGTCGCGGCCCGGCGGGCGGGCGTAGGCCCGGAGCGGCGGACGCGCTGA